The Lycium barbarum isolate Lr01 chromosome 9, ASM1917538v2, whole genome shotgun sequence genome has a segment encoding these proteins:
- the LOC132611302 gene encoding protein TIFY 5A-like translates to MRKKCNLELRLVPPACVTMGDKESIDQEKQQQLTIFYDGKVVVSDATELQARAIIHLASREAKGNIKTPSSHSETPSPLLQSPSPLLQSPTGLSMKRSLQKFLQKRKNRAEAISPYHH, encoded by the exons ATGAGAAAAAAGTGTAACTTGGAGCTCAGGCTTGTCCCTCCTGCTTGTGTTACAAT GGGGGATAAAGAAAGCATAGATCAAGAGAAGCAGCAGCAGCTAACCATATTCTATGATGGCAAAGTTGTGGTTTCTGATGCTACTGAGCTTCAG GCTAGAGCTATAATACATCTTGCAAGTAGAGAAGCAAAGGGGAACATAAAGACGCCATCTTCACATTCGGAGACACCATCACCATTATTACAATCTCCATCACCATTATTACAATCTCCAACAGGTCTTTCCATGAAGAGATCTCTGCAAAAATTTCTACAAAAGAGAAAAAATAGAGCTGAAGCAATTTCTCCGTATCATCACTAG